One segment of Salvia splendens isolate huo1 chromosome 20, SspV2, whole genome shotgun sequence DNA contains the following:
- the LOC121781487 gene encoding oxysterol-binding protein-related protein 4B-like, translating into MNSPKLVIRFLPFSSVEWIGNVTIRCQETDLEAQLCYRGYSFCQRPSLHRSIKGKIVRSSTSHFIYEIDGHWDRSVMGKDVATGQQTTIYNAKEALSVMDPEAVCRSEYGVK; encoded by the exons ATGAACTCTCCCAAACTCGTCATAAGATTCTTGCCTTTTTCGAGCGTGGAGTGGATAGGAAATGTAACAATCCGATGCCAAGAAACTGACCTCGAAGCACAACTTTGTTACAGAGGATACTCGTTTTGCCAACGACCCTCACTACATAGGTCGATTAAGGGAAAGATCGTTAGATCATCGACTTCACACTTCATTTATGAAATCGATGGCCATTGGGACAG AAGCGTAATGGGGAAGGATGTAGCCACTGGGCAGCAGACAACTATCTACAATGCTAAAGAAGCACTATCTGTCATGGATCCAGAG GCGGTTTGTAGAAGTGAGTATGGAGTGAAGTGA
- the LOC121781294 gene encoding 40S ribosomal protein S23-like gives MGKTHCMGAGRKLKFHRRTQRWADKSYKKSHLGNEWKKPFAGSSHAKGIVLEKICIEAKQPNSAIRKCARVQLIKNGKKIAAFVPNDGCLNYIEENDEVLIAGFGRKGHAVGDIPGVRFKVVKVSGVSLLALFKEKKEKPRS, from the coding sequence ATGGGGAAAACGCATTGTATGGGAGCTGGGCGCAAGCTCAAGTTTCACCGTAGGACTCAAAGATGGGCTGACAAATCTTACAAGAAATCTCATCTTGGGAATGAATGGAAAAAACCATTTGCCGGTTCGTCCCATGCCAAGGGCATTGTCCTTGAGAAAATATGTATTGAAGCTAAGCAGCCGAATTCTGCTATTCGTAAGTGTGCTAGAGTGCAGCTGATCAAGAATGGCAAGAAGATTGCTGCTTTTGTTCCCAATGATGGTTGTTTAAACTACATTGAAGAAAATGACGAAGTGTTGATTGCTGGATTTGGGCGTAAGGGGCATGCCGTGGGAGATATTCCTGGTGTTAGATTTAAGGTGGTCAAGGTATCTGGAGTTTCACTCCTTGCCCTCTTCaaggagaagaaagaaaagcCTAGGTCTTAA